A part of Pongo pygmaeus isolate AG05252 chromosome 14, NHGRI_mPonPyg2-v2.0_pri, whole genome shotgun sequence genomic DNA contains:
- the LOC129011720 gene encoding collagen alpha-1(III) chain-like produces MPPLKWPRSVIQEDEHTEPSSALFENSVETSVGKAVKPARSDCEGLCWNLAARRLGEKPHAGSHSAGPFSSSFGSFTQPCTQWLHKADYKLQRIPEGAKSDAGANEPREPLIPVTEWDKLGKAWTTQIQGSPGSRKPALGTGGHYPPYSAGPGDPGGPARPARAGAPPPARASDRGNPAGSCGQAGAQGAGLCVCTNLCSDGPVSTLVGTREKEHASRPRGAWAVRNFCRRPGRTATSQPVPPGHGHPAPGSLCALSPQPTFPIGPLSCPRGSAAPQGATPGGTVTARVEWGWWGMGPSSKSVRMAQDAFAASLGSRGCSLPESLTASPHAQGPET; encoded by the exons ATGCCTCCACTCAAGTGGCCCAGGAGCGTGATCCAGGAAGACGAACACACAGAACCATCTTCTGCATTGTTTGAAAATTCAGTGGAAACTAG TGTGGGGAAAGCAGTCAAGCCCGCGCGGAGCGATTGTGAGGGGCTCTGCTGGAATTTGGCAGCGCGGAGGCTTGGAGAGAAGCCCCATGCTGGCTCCCATTCAGCCGGCCCGTTTTCCTCGAGCTTTGGAAGTTTCACTCAGCCGTGCACTCAATGGCTTCACAAAGCTGATTACAAGCTTCAGCGCATTCCTGAAGGAGCCAAAAGCGACGCAGGTGCAAACGAGCCGAGGGAGCCCCTTATCCCGGTGACAGAATGGGACAAGCTGGGAAAGGCTTGGACCACACAAATCCAAGGCTCACCAGGCAGCAGAAAGCCTGCCTTGGGAACCGGGGGTCATTATCCGCCCTATTCAGCGGGGCCCGGGGACCCTGGGGGCCCAGCGAGGCCAGCCCGGGCGGGAGCACCGCCGCCAGCGCGCGCCAGCGACAGGGGGAACCCCGCTGGGAGCTGCGGCCAGGCCGGGGCTCAGGGCGCTGGGCTGTGCGTTTGCACAAATCTGTGTTCTGACGGGCCGGTGTCAACCCTAGTGGGGACACGGGAGAAAGAGCACGCCAGTAGGCCACGCGGCGCGTGGGCAGTGCGCAACTTCTGTCGGCGTCCAGGCCGCACGGCCACGTCTCAGCCGGTGCCCCCAGGCCATGGACACCCAGCTCCGGGGTCGCTCTGCGCCCTTTCTCCCCAGCCCACCTTTCCCATTGGTCCCCTCTCCTGTCCGCGTGGCAGCGCGGCCCCGCAGGGAGCGACCCCGGGAGGGACAGTGACCGCACGCGTGGAGTGGGGATGGTGGGGCATGGGGCCGTCGTCTAAGAGCGTTCGCATGGCCCAGGACGCTTTCGCTGCGAGTTTGGGGTCGAGGGGCTGTTCCCTCCCGGAGTCATTAACTGCGTCTCCTCATGCTCAGGGACCGGAAACTTAG